Proteins encoded within one genomic window of Candidatus Goldiibacteriota bacterium:
- a CDS encoding TIGR03663 family protein: MADTMKCAKCGSENPKDNKFCDSCGAKLMVPGDPAKKEAKADGKKAAAKTAKSSDMAITTQDLIQTPGNFSINWEAVIWLLIIIAAFVSRFAVLGDKPMHHDESMHAFYGWKLFMGNGYSYNPMLHGPFLFHANAFVYFLFGATDYTARIMPAFYGMLCIWLLWYLKPQLGKTGAMVTAFIMAISPSFMYQSRYIRNDIYIAGDTLLIVVGLFKYFENKKPGWLFLAATGLALSWATKEVTYITLFIFGTFFFVRWMWENSLKESDPDKYEEEGGMHRTVEYWLTKPGSKVFLTALGIFVAIHALLFFNKEPNHSFFVNAKGIIDGYIAALTYWLGQHGVARGSQPWYFYLLLTPFYELPSVFFGLIATVYYVIKKEKRTLFNIFCIYWWIMAMIIYSWAGEKMPWLVLHPLLPLMLIAGKMIADIIESKEQTWKRAAGLVMFALLSLGSIHGAINVCFYEEGASPKESLVYVQSSVDSTKIVRNLDNFANRMKALKWDSQEFRRYSPYDLEMVIEDYCSWPFAWYLRDYKKIAYPPKMIPDSDVGKAIIFSGIEEANVGHDAAVKAKLENDYVAFRYKLREWWAPDEKKWWSAPLFSAPNKPGKIEMMWKRFMYRDVWNELGSYDMVVYVRKDLEKYWLEGGDR; encoded by the coding sequence ATGGCAGATACAATGAAATGCGCGAAGTGCGGATCTGAAAATCCCAAAGACAACAAGTTCTGTGACAGCTGCGGCGCCAAACTGATGGTGCCTGGCGATCCGGCAAAAAAAGAAGCAAAGGCGGACGGCAAAAAGGCGGCGGCAAAAACAGCAAAATCTTCAGACATGGCAATAACAACGCAGGACCTTATTCAGACACCCGGCAATTTTTCAATTAACTGGGAAGCGGTTATCTGGCTGTTAATAATCATAGCCGCGTTTGTTTCAAGGTTCGCGGTGCTTGGCGATAAGCCCATGCACCACGATGAATCCATGCACGCGTTTTACGGCTGGAAACTTTTTATGGGCAACGGGTATTCTTACAACCCGATGCTTCACGGGCCGTTTCTTTTTCATGCTAACGCTTTTGTTTACTTTCTGTTCGGAGCCACTGATTATACCGCAAGGATAATGCCTGCTTTTTACGGTATGCTTTGCATCTGGCTTCTGTGGTATTTAAAACCCCAGCTTGGAAAAACAGGCGCTATGGTCACGGCTTTTATTATGGCAATATCGCCTTCGTTTATGTATCAGTCCCGCTATATCAGAAACGATATTTACATAGCGGGAGACACGCTTTTGATAGTTGTAGGGCTGTTTAAATACTTTGAAAATAAAAAGCCCGGTTGGCTGTTTCTGGCGGCAACAGGCCTTGCGCTTTCGTGGGCGACAAAAGAAGTAACCTATATAACCCTGTTTATCTTTGGAACGTTCTTTTTTGTAAGATGGATGTGGGAAAATTCGCTTAAAGAATCAGATCCTGATAAATATGAAGAAGAAGGCGGAATGCACCGCACGGTGGAATACTGGCTTACAAAACCGGGGTCAAAAGTGTTTCTTACCGCGCTGGGTATTTTTGTGGCGATACACGCGCTTTTGTTTTTTAATAAAGAACCTAATCACAGTTTCTTTGTAAACGCGAAGGGGATAATTGACGGTTATATCGCGGCTTTAACGTACTGGCTTGGCCAGCACGGTGTGGCGCGCGGCAGCCAGCCGTGGTATTTTTACCTGCTTTTGACGCCGTTCTATGAACTGCCTTCGGTATTCTTCGGGCTTATAGCGACGGTTTATTACGTTATAAAAAAAGAAAAAAGGACTTTATTTAATATTTTCTGTATCTACTGGTGGATAATGGCGATGATAATTTATTCATGGGCGGGCGAAAAAATGCCGTGGCTTGTGCTTCATCCGCTGCTTCCGCTTATGCTGATAGCCGGAAAAATGATAGCCGATATAATTGAAAGTAAAGAACAGACCTGGAAACGCGCCGCCGGCCTTGTGATGTTTGCGCTGTTATCGCTTGGTTCAATACACGGCGCGATTAACGTATGTTTTTACGAAGAAGGCGCGTCGCCCAAAGAGTCGCTTGTTTACGTGCAGTCATCCGTGGATTCCACAAAAATAGTCCGTAACCTTGATAATTTTGCCAACAGGATGAAAGCGTTAAAGTGGGACAGCCAGGAATTCCGCAGGTACAGCCCGTATGACCTGGAAATGGTAATTGAAGATTATTGTTCCTGGCCGTTCGCGTGGTATTTAAGGGATTATAAAAAGATAGCGTATCCGCCTAAAATGATACCGGATTCTGATGTCGGCAAAGCCATCATCTTCTCCGGTATTGAAGAGGCAAACGTGGGCCATGACGCCGCGGTAAAGGCAAAACTTGAAAATGATTACGTGGCTTTCAGGTATAAGTTAAGGGAATGGTGGGCGCCTGATGAAAAGAAATGGTGGAGCGCGCCGCTTTTCAGCGCGCCAAACAAGCCCGGCAAGATAGAAATGATGTGGAAGCGTTTTATGTACCGCGATGTTTGGAATGAACTTGGTTCTTATGACATGGTGGTTTACGTAAGAAAAGACCTTGAAAAATACTGGCTGGAGGGCGGAGACAGATGA
- a CDS encoding NHL repeat-containing protein, with protein sequence MINLANMSKQEKIIIGTLFGILLIVILVMFNPDNVSKERKPVQQAQSSEAKKGSFNSARDLDVDAEGNIYVVDSRNHRIQKFNKENAFVSMWGKEGEDKGKFKEPCGIDMGPDGNIYVTDTWNSRIQVFNKSGKYIRDFGKDKGMWGPRDAAVDKNGYVYVCDTGNGKIEKFDPQGKSVATIGTKGAGKLQFNEPFGIKEGPDGKLYILDRKNYRVQIITANGQYVNEFKVDGWADGQIVNGCLMEPYLSMDKQRGYIYITDSTNKRVLRYSLDGKKKKIIDKNENGAPLFGCPLSVAYAGGGKIVVSDSGLNKLISYIDKD encoded by the coding sequence ATGATTAACCTGGCAAATATGTCAAAGCAGGAAAAAATAATTATAGGTACGCTTTTTGGCATTCTTCTTATTGTTATTCTTGTTATGTTCAATCCGGACAATGTAAGCAAAGAAAGAAAACCCGTACAGCAGGCGCAGTCTTCAGAGGCGAAAAAAGGTTCGTTTAACAGCGCGCGTGACCTTGATGTGGATGCGGAAGGAAACATATACGTGGTGGATTCCCGCAATCACAGGATACAGAAGTTCAACAAAGAAAATGCTTTTGTTTCCATGTGGGGAAAAGAAGGCGAGGATAAGGGCAAATTTAAGGAACCCTGCGGCATAGACATGGGGCCGGACGGCAATATATACGTTACGGACACATGGAACAGCAGGATACAGGTATTCAACAAAAGCGGAAAATACATCAGAGATTTTGGCAAGGATAAAGGCATGTGGGGCCCGCGCGACGCGGCTGTTGATAAAAATGGTTATGTTTACGTGTGCGACACAGGCAACGGCAAAATAGAGAAATTTGACCCGCAGGGAAAATCTGTGGCCACAATCGGCACAAAGGGCGCGGGCAAATTACAGTTCAACGAACCTTTTGGAATTAAGGAAGGGCCGGACGGAAAACTTTACATACTTGACCGCAAGAATTACAGGGTGCAGATTATCACGGCAAACGGGCAGTATGTAAATGAATTTAAAGTGGACGGCTGGGCAGACGGGCAGATTGTTAACGGCTGTCTTATGGAACCGTACCTTTCAATGGATAAACAGCGTGGTTATATTTACATCACCGATTCCACAAACAAAAGGGTGCTGCGTTATTCCCTTGACGGAAAGAAAAAGAAGATTATTGATAAAAATGAAAACGGGGCGCCGTTATTTGGTTGCCCGCTTTCTGTGGCGTACGCCGGCGGCGGAAAA